One Canis lupus dingo isolate Sandy chromosome 3, ASM325472v2, whole genome shotgun sequence DNA window includes the following coding sequences:
- the LOC112653195 gene encoding 40S ribosomal protein S15a-like, whose translation MVHMNVLADALKSINNAEKRGKRHVLIRPCSKVIVRFLTMRMNHGYIGESEIINDHRAGKIVVNLTGRLNKCGVISPRFDVQLKDPEKWQNNLLPSHQFGFIILTTSAGIMDHKEARQKHTGGKILGFFF comes from the coding sequence ATGGTGCACATGAATGTCCTGGCAGATGCTCTTAAGAGCATCAACAATGCTGAAAAGAGAGGCAAACGCCATGTTCTTATCAGGCCATGCTCCAAAGTCATCGTCCGATTTCTCACTATGAGGATGAATCATGGTTACATTGGCGAATCTGAAATCATCAATGATCACAGAGCTGGGAAAATTGTTGTGAACCTCACAGGCAGGTTAAACAAATGTGGAGTGATCAGCCCCAGATTTGATGTACAACTGAAAGACCcagaaaaatggcagaataaCCTGCTCCCATCCCACCAGTTTGGTTTCATTATACTGACAACCTCAGCTGGCATCATGGACCACAAAGAAGCAAGACAAAAACACACAGGAGGGAAAATCCTGGGATTCTTTTTCTAG